The following are from one region of the Lepeophtheirus salmonis chromosome 8, UVic_Lsal_1.4, whole genome shotgun sequence genome:
- the LOC121123620 gene encoding uncharacterized protein isoform X6, translating into MGKHHSEEGGGSAGFLKSPSSNSSSTNSSVSSIKSHLEYHNKMCQVLDTVWSEPSSPLIDNRSFFDSLNDPDQLFLLPDSVLAMDSFTFREDVNSIAPNFLNSSETNRSLRLLEDIEGFRLARASDGCRTLWLCDATSDGSNVTPLPPQVESSLPSPAHPKSSSGTPPHPSLSSSTLDKADQMLKSTESLSSKKGVSLRNQTSEAWFLFDDEDSEGRSECNREREDRVKRIRELQESDRRRKLEELKQHALSAQKFRLQQELERRRHIEELRLRDTDKRHQVEERKKALEEAERDRRVALLRKNKEREERIEQKRRAQNQMNYAFGSSTPRMIEPRVDSMSDIWGGTRSRSTSSSNVFAQMSQSMYCNRRSAERDPSIEARKQRATSAHGLDRNDVSHLGNFWNPSGSSNYKGKNRLSSCKSGSKVRANSETRDAFTHVQSQPSSPMQESSPLYWLIRDIDIGDKKSQSSGVPAAIPMRLPRTRSRHDCHFITGSTVPMGEDLMSQSFSGALATPNAHRRRTDLVPTLTASSRSTTPRSCKSPGLSRENTLHPSRPPSVMSTDSRSSVVSVGGVRMRNTPSRRPRPISIATTGVMSSSMYEKKNAPSPLAARNRQKCETTYLTTSSLTGGDLRKKRARSVTSDREDDTKSTTSNSSSVMSKSMITRRTPAQVKADSAARKAKPPTSKSSTPTHTATHKKIGSKSPSLSGSIKSLDGSVCQDELKSPKNEVFEGQEPNAASNLTENAVGQSSSSLKEGTPPYESKESPSDESAGAISSTGKRIITSEEEAKARLAEKRRQMKEKKEREAELERQRLAELERIENERLEKEEEEERLAMVEAEKLAGEARKVEELRLQKAIEEAERKKEEDRKKQEEEEKLRQEKEEQEKKKQEELSDKLRKEEEERMLRKKRIEEIMSRTRKPNNQNNNSSNNNNNNNINHDPPSHDAKSSESTKNAITVTTTSADESTSSNSNSEPLSSNKNGEHETSPASSSVNKDINNVVVVETTINHRNHSGGDEDNELELTSNNTSLSADNMNNNNINENMQNHHLQENNDSNDNFVKEENAKNSSKTSTTTIVSSSSSPAEKGVIHSFISENNKADIDKNGDISSHPDRDDNTIARMTENNDTRQDLDQIMELSVDSNNDITTKFSPPSTPIIAFEESINVPKQEPPTADLLS; encoded by the exons ATGGGAAAGCATCACTCAGAGGAAGGCGGAGGAAGTGCCGGGTTCCTCAAGTCCCCCTCATCCAACTCCTCCTCCACGAATAGCAGTGTCTCCTCCATCAAAAGTCATTTAGAGtatcataataaaatgtgtCAAGTCCTGGATACGGTGTGGAGTGAGCCCTCGAGTCCCCTTATTGACAATCGTAGTTTCTTTGACTCTCTGAATGATCCGGATCAGCTTTTTCTTCTTCCGGACAGTGTGCTCGCAATGGATAGCTTCACCTTTCGAGAGGATGTCAATTCTATTGCTCccaattttttaa ATTCCTCCGAGACGAATCGCTCCCTTCGTCTCCTTGAAGATATTGAGGGCTTTCGGTTAGCTCGTGCCTCGGATGGCTGTCGTACTCTCTGGCTCT gTGATGCAACCTCGGATGGCTCGAATGTGACTCCACTTCCGCCTCAAGTAGAATCATCATTACCATCCCCTGCTCACCCTAAATCATCTTCTGGTACTCCTCCACATCCATCGCTGTCATCCTCTACTCTAGACAAAGCCGACCAAATGCTAAAATCCACAGAGTCTCTTTCCTCTAAAAAAGGGGTTTCACTGAGAA accaaACATCTGAGGCttggtttttatttgatgacGAAGACTCTGAAG GTCGAAGTGAATGTAATCGAGAACGAGAGGATCGAGTAAAGCGCATCAGAGAACTACAAGAAAGTGATAGGAGGAGAAAATTGGAGGAGTTAAAACAACAC gcattatCGGCCCAAAAATTTCGTCTGCAACAAGAACTTGAGAGACGAAGGCACATAGAAGAACTTCGATTGCGAGATACAGACAAACGACATCAAGTTGAGGAGCGTAAAAAAGCTCTTGAAGAAGCAGAAAGAGATAGAAGAGTGGCTCTGCTAAGAAAGAATAaa GAACGAGAGGAGAGAATAGAACAAAAAAGACGAGCACAGAATCAAATGAATTACGCGTTTGGAAGTTCAACACCTAGAATGATTGAGCCTAGAGTTGATTCTATGTCAGACATTTGGGGCGGCACGAGGAG tAGGTCAACATCCTCTTCCAATGTTTTTGCTCAAATGAGTCAATCCATGTATTGTAACAGAAGGTCTGCGGAACGAGATCCTTCAATTGAAGCTAGAAAGCAGAGGGCTACGTCTGCACATGGTCTTGATAGAAACGATG TGTCTCACCTTGGAAATTTTTGGAATCCAAGTGGAAGTAGCAATTATAAAGGTAAAAATAGATTATCTTCTTGTAAAAGTGGATCCAAAGTTCGGGCAAATTCCGAAACAAGGGATGCCTTCACTCATGTTCAGTCTCAGCCTTCTTCTCCTATGCAAGAGTCTTCACCTTTGTATTGGTTAATTCGGGATATAGATATAGGTGACAAGAAAAGTCAATCTTCTGGTGTTCCTGCTGCAATACCTATGAGACTTCCTCGAACAAGAAGTCGTCATGATTGTCATTTTATCACAGGGTCGACTGTACCCATGG GTGAAGATTTGATGAGTCAGTCATTTTCGGGTGCATTAGCCACACCAAATGCTCATCGAAGACGTACAGATCTTGTTCCGACCCTGACAGCTTCTTCTCGATCCACTACACCGAGAAGTTGCAAATCGCCAG gcttGAGTCGTGAAAACACCCTGCATCCGTCTAGACCTCCGAGTGTGATGAGCACGGATTCCCGTTCTAGTGTTGTTAGCGTGGGGGGTGTACGAATGAGAAACACACCTTCCAGACGTCCACGTCCAATTTCCATTGCTACTACTGGAGTTATGTCCTCATCTATGTATGAGAAAAAAAACGCACCATCACCTTTGGCAGCTAGAAATCGACAAAAATGTGAGACCACCTACCTAA CAACATCTTCCCTTACTGGAGGAGATTTACGTAAGAAAAGGGCAAGAAGTGTTACATCCGATCGAGAGGACGATACAAAAAGTACTACCAGTAATTCTTCTTCTGTAATGTCCAAGTCAATGATAACGAGACGAACACCTGCTCAAGTTAAGGCGGATTCAGCAGCAAGGAAAGCTAAG CCACCGACTTCAAAGTCATCCACTCCAACACATACAGCTACTCATAAGAAAATAGGCTCAAAGAGTCCCAGCTTGTCAGGAAGTATCAAGAGCTTAGATGGATCTGTATGTCAAGACGAGCTAAAATCACCAAAGAATGAAGTTTTTGAAGGTCAAGAACCGAATGCTGCTTCGAATTTAACTGAGAATGCTGTAGGTCAAAGTTCATCTTCTTTAAAAGAAGGAACTCCACCTTACGAATCTAAAGAATCCCCCTCTGATGAATCTGCTGGAGCAATTTCCTCCACTGGAAAGCGTATTATCACAAGTGAGGAAGAGGCTAAGGCTCGTTTAGCAGAAAAGAGGAGACAAATGAAGGAGAAGAAGGAACGTGAAGCTGAGTTAGAGCGACAGAGATTAGCAGAACTTGAGAGAATTGAAAACGAGCGACTAGAGAAGGAAGAGGAAGAAGAGCGATTAGCTATGGTCGAAGCTGAAAAACTTGCAGGGGAAGCACGGAAGGTTGAGGAACTCCGTCTTCAGAAGGCAATTGAAGAAGCTGAACGTAAAAAGGAGGAGGATCGTAAgaaacaagaagaagaagaaaaactccGCCAGGAAAAAGAAGagcaagaaaagaaaaagcagGAGGAACTTAGTGACAAATTACGCAAGGAAGAGGAAGAGCGTATGCTTCGTAAAAAACGAATCGAGGAAATCATGTCAAGAACCCGAAAGCCTAACAATCAGAATAATAACAGTAGtaataacaacaacaataataatattaaccatGATCCTCCATCTCATGATGCCAAG agCTCTGAATCGACAAAGAATGCTATTACTGTAACTACTACTTCTGCTGATGAATCCACCTCTTCTAATTCTAATAGTGAACCCCTTTCCTCCAACAAAAATGGAGAGCATGAAACATCCCCTGCATCATCATCTGTTAATAAAGACATTaataatgttgttgttgttgaaacAACCATCAATCATCGGAATCATTCCGGTGGCgatgaagataatgaattaGAACTTACATCCAATAACACTTCTCTTAGTGCGgacaatatgaataataataacataaatgagAACATGCAAAATCATCATcttcaagaaaataatgatagtaATGATAACTTTGTGAAAGAAGAAAATGCAAAGAATTCCTCAAAGACATCCACTACGACGATAGTCTCTTCATCATCCTCTCCTGCAGAGAAAGGAGTCATTCATTCTTTTATATCGGAAAATAACAAAGCCGATATTGATAA AAACGGTGATATTTCATCCCATCCTGATAGAGACGACAATACCATAGCCAGGATGACAGAGAACAACGATACTCGACAAGATCTGGATCAGATCATGGAATTGAGCGTTGATTCTAATAATGATATCACCACCAAATTTTCTCCACCGAGTACTCCTATCATTGCATTCGAAGAAAGTATTAATGTTCCTAAGCAAGAACCTCCAACTGCAG aTTTGTTATCTTGA
- the LOC121123620 gene encoding uncharacterized protein isoform X42, protein MDLISGDATSDGSNVTPLPPQVESSLPSPAHPKSSSGTPPHPSLSSSTLDKADQMLKSTESLSSKKGVSLRNQTSEAWFLFDDEDSEGRSECNREREDRVKRIRELQESDRRRKLEELKQHALSAQKFRLQQELERRRHIEELRLRDTDKRHQVEERKKALEEAERDRRVALLRKNKEREERIEQKRRAQNQMNYAFGSSTPRMIEPRVDSMSDIWGGTRRSTSSSNVFAQMSQSMYCNRRSAERDPSIEARKQRATSAHGLDRNDGEDLMSQSFSGALATPNAHRRRTDLVPTLTASSRSTTPRSCKSPGLSRENTLHPSRPPSVMSTDSRSSVVSVGGVRMRNTPSRRPRPISIATTGVMSSSMYEKKNAPSPLAARNRQKSTSSLTGGDLRKKRARSVTSDREDDTKSTTSNSSSVMSKSMITRRTPAQVKADSAARKAKPPTSKSSTPTHTATHKKIGSKSPSLSGSIKSLDGSVCQDELKSPKNEVFEGQEPNAASNLTENAVGQSSSSLKEGTPPYESKESPSDESAGAISSTGKRIITSEEEAKARLAEKRRQMKEKKEREAELERQRLAELERIENERLEKEEEEERLAMVEAEKLAGEARKVEELRLQKAIEEAERKKEEDRKKQEEEEKLRQEKEEQEKKKQEELSDKLRKEEEERMLRKKRIEEIMSRTRKPNNQNNNSSNNNNNNNINHDPPSHDAKSSESTKNAITVTTTSADESTSSNSNSEPLSSNKNGEHETSPASSSVNKDINNVVVVETTINHRNHSGGDEDNELELTSNNTSLSADNMNNNNINENMQNHHLQENNDSNDNFVKEENAKNSSKTSTTTIVSSSSSPAEKGVIHSFISENNKADIDKNGDISSHPDRDDNTIARMTENNDTRQDLDQIMELSVDSNNDITTKFSPPSTPIIAFEESINVPKQEPPTADLLS, encoded by the exons gTGATGCAACCTCGGATGGCTCGAATGTGACTCCACTTCCGCCTCAAGTAGAATCATCATTACCATCCCCTGCTCACCCTAAATCATCTTCTGGTACTCCTCCACATCCATCGCTGTCATCCTCTACTCTAGACAAAGCCGACCAAATGCTAAAATCCACAGAGTCTCTTTCCTCTAAAAAAGGGGTTTCACTGAGAA accaaACATCTGAGGCttggtttttatttgatgacGAAGACTCTGAAG GTCGAAGTGAATGTAATCGAGAACGAGAGGATCGAGTAAAGCGCATCAGAGAACTACAAGAAAGTGATAGGAGGAGAAAATTGGAGGAGTTAAAACAACAC gcattatCGGCCCAAAAATTTCGTCTGCAACAAGAACTTGAGAGACGAAGGCACATAGAAGAACTTCGATTGCGAGATACAGACAAACGACATCAAGTTGAGGAGCGTAAAAAAGCTCTTGAAGAAGCAGAAAGAGATAGAAGAGTGGCTCTGCTAAGAAAGAATAaa GAACGAGAGGAGAGAATAGAACAAAAAAGACGAGCACAGAATCAAATGAATTACGCGTTTGGAAGTTCAACACCTAGAATGATTGAGCCTAGAGTTGATTCTATGTCAGACATTTGGGGCGGCACGAGGAG GTCAACATCCTCTTCCAATGTTTTTGCTCAAATGAGTCAATCCATGTATTGTAACAGAAGGTCTGCGGAACGAGATCCTTCAATTGAAGCTAGAAAGCAGAGGGCTACGTCTGCACATGGTCTTGATAGAAACGATG GTGAAGATTTGATGAGTCAGTCATTTTCGGGTGCATTAGCCACACCAAATGCTCATCGAAGACGTACAGATCTTGTTCCGACCCTGACAGCTTCTTCTCGATCCACTACACCGAGAAGTTGCAAATCGCCAG gcttGAGTCGTGAAAACACCCTGCATCCGTCTAGACCTCCGAGTGTGATGAGCACGGATTCCCGTTCTAGTGTTGTTAGCGTGGGGGGTGTACGAATGAGAAACACACCTTCCAGACGTCCACGTCCAATTTCCATTGCTACTACTGGAGTTATGTCCTCATCTATGTATGAGAAAAAAAACGCACCATCACCTTTGGCAGCTAGAAATCGACAAAAAT CAACATCTTCCCTTACTGGAGGAGATTTACGTAAGAAAAGGGCAAGAAGTGTTACATCCGATCGAGAGGACGATACAAAAAGTACTACCAGTAATTCTTCTTCTGTAATGTCCAAGTCAATGATAACGAGACGAACACCTGCTCAAGTTAAGGCGGATTCAGCAGCAAGGAAAGCTAAG CCACCGACTTCAAAGTCATCCACTCCAACACATACAGCTACTCATAAGAAAATAGGCTCAAAGAGTCCCAGCTTGTCAGGAAGTATCAAGAGCTTAGATGGATCTGTATGTCAAGACGAGCTAAAATCACCAAAGAATGAAGTTTTTGAAGGTCAAGAACCGAATGCTGCTTCGAATTTAACTGAGAATGCTGTAGGTCAAAGTTCATCTTCTTTAAAAGAAGGAACTCCACCTTACGAATCTAAAGAATCCCCCTCTGATGAATCTGCTGGAGCAATTTCCTCCACTGGAAAGCGTATTATCACAAGTGAGGAAGAGGCTAAGGCTCGTTTAGCAGAAAAGAGGAGACAAATGAAGGAGAAGAAGGAACGTGAAGCTGAGTTAGAGCGACAGAGATTAGCAGAACTTGAGAGAATTGAAAACGAGCGACTAGAGAAGGAAGAGGAAGAAGAGCGATTAGCTATGGTCGAAGCTGAAAAACTTGCAGGGGAAGCACGGAAGGTTGAGGAACTCCGTCTTCAGAAGGCAATTGAAGAAGCTGAACGTAAAAAGGAGGAGGATCGTAAgaaacaagaagaagaagaaaaactccGCCAGGAAAAAGAAGagcaagaaaagaaaaagcagGAGGAACTTAGTGACAAATTACGCAAGGAAGAGGAAGAGCGTATGCTTCGTAAAAAACGAATCGAGGAAATCATGTCAAGAACCCGAAAGCCTAACAATCAGAATAATAACAGTAGtaataacaacaacaataataatattaaccatGATCCTCCATCTCATGATGCCAAG agCTCTGAATCGACAAAGAATGCTATTACTGTAACTACTACTTCTGCTGATGAATCCACCTCTTCTAATTCTAATAGTGAACCCCTTTCCTCCAACAAAAATGGAGAGCATGAAACATCCCCTGCATCATCATCTGTTAATAAAGACATTaataatgttgttgttgttgaaacAACCATCAATCATCGGAATCATTCCGGTGGCgatgaagataatgaattaGAACTTACATCCAATAACACTTCTCTTAGTGCGgacaatatgaataataataacataaatgagAACATGCAAAATCATCATcttcaagaaaataatgatagtaATGATAACTTTGTGAAAGAAGAAAATGCAAAGAATTCCTCAAAGACATCCACTACGACGATAGTCTCTTCATCATCCTCTCCTGCAGAGAAAGGAGTCATTCATTCTTTTATATCGGAAAATAACAAAGCCGATATTGATAA AAACGGTGATATTTCATCCCATCCTGATAGAGACGACAATACCATAGCCAGGATGACAGAGAACAACGATACTCGACAAGATCTGGATCAGATCATGGAATTGAGCGTTGATTCTAATAATGATATCACCACCAAATTTTCTCCACCGAGTACTCCTATCATTGCATTCGAAGAAAGTATTAATGTTCCTAAGCAAGAACCTCCAACTGCAG aTTTGTTATCTTGA
- the LOC121123620 gene encoding uncharacterized protein isoform X49: MDLISGDATSDGSNVTPLPPQVESSLPSPAHPKSSSGTPPHPSLSSSTLDKADQMLKSTESLSSKKGVSLRNQTSEAWFLFDDEDSEGRSECNREREDRVKRIRELQESDRRRKLEELKQHALSAQKFRLQQELERRRHIEELRLRDTDKRHQVEERKKALEEAERDRRVALLRKNKEREERIEQKRRAQNQMNYAFGSSTPRMIEPRVDSMSDIWGGTRRSTSSSNVFAQMSQSMYCNRRSAERDPSIEARKQRATSAHGLDRNDGEDLMSQSFSGALATPNAHRRRTDLVPTLTASSRSTTPRSCKSPATSSLTGGDLRKKRARSVTSDREDDTKSTTSNSSSVMSKSMITRRTPAQVKADSAARKAKPPTSKSSTPTHTATHKKIGSKSPSLSGSIKSLDGSVCQDELKSPKNEVFEGQEPNAASNLTENAVGQSSSSLKEGTPPYESKESPSDESAGAISSTGKRIITSEEEAKARLAEKRRQMKEKKEREAELERQRLAELERIENERLEKEEEEERLAMVEAEKLAGEARKVEELRLQKAIEEAERKKEEDRKKQEEEEKLRQEKEEQEKKKQEELSDKLRKEEEERMLRKKRIEEIMSRTRKPNNQNNNSSNNNNNNNINHDPPSHDAKSSESTKNAITVTTTSADESTSSNSNSEPLSSNKNGEHETSPASSSVNKDINNVVVVETTINHRNHSGGDEDNELELTSNNTSLSADNMNNNNINENMQNHHLQENNDSNDNFVKEENAKNSSKTSTTTIVSSSSSPAEKGVIHSFISENNKADIDKNGDISSHPDRDDNTIARMTENNDTRQDLDQIMELSVDSNNDITTKFSPPSTPIIAFEESINVPKQEPPTADLLS; this comes from the exons gTGATGCAACCTCGGATGGCTCGAATGTGACTCCACTTCCGCCTCAAGTAGAATCATCATTACCATCCCCTGCTCACCCTAAATCATCTTCTGGTACTCCTCCACATCCATCGCTGTCATCCTCTACTCTAGACAAAGCCGACCAAATGCTAAAATCCACAGAGTCTCTTTCCTCTAAAAAAGGGGTTTCACTGAGAA accaaACATCTGAGGCttggtttttatttgatgacGAAGACTCTGAAG GTCGAAGTGAATGTAATCGAGAACGAGAGGATCGAGTAAAGCGCATCAGAGAACTACAAGAAAGTGATAGGAGGAGAAAATTGGAGGAGTTAAAACAACAC gcattatCGGCCCAAAAATTTCGTCTGCAACAAGAACTTGAGAGACGAAGGCACATAGAAGAACTTCGATTGCGAGATACAGACAAACGACATCAAGTTGAGGAGCGTAAAAAAGCTCTTGAAGAAGCAGAAAGAGATAGAAGAGTGGCTCTGCTAAGAAAGAATAaa GAACGAGAGGAGAGAATAGAACAAAAAAGACGAGCACAGAATCAAATGAATTACGCGTTTGGAAGTTCAACACCTAGAATGATTGAGCCTAGAGTTGATTCTATGTCAGACATTTGGGGCGGCACGAGGAG GTCAACATCCTCTTCCAATGTTTTTGCTCAAATGAGTCAATCCATGTATTGTAACAGAAGGTCTGCGGAACGAGATCCTTCAATTGAAGCTAGAAAGCAGAGGGCTACGTCTGCACATGGTCTTGATAGAAACGATG GTGAAGATTTGATGAGTCAGTCATTTTCGGGTGCATTAGCCACACCAAATGCTCATCGAAGACGTACAGATCTTGTTCCGACCCTGACAGCTTCTTCTCGATCCACTACACCGAGAAGTTGCAAATCGCCAG CAACATCTTCCCTTACTGGAGGAGATTTACGTAAGAAAAGGGCAAGAAGTGTTACATCCGATCGAGAGGACGATACAAAAAGTACTACCAGTAATTCTTCTTCTGTAATGTCCAAGTCAATGATAACGAGACGAACACCTGCTCAAGTTAAGGCGGATTCAGCAGCAAGGAAAGCTAAG CCACCGACTTCAAAGTCATCCACTCCAACACATACAGCTACTCATAAGAAAATAGGCTCAAAGAGTCCCAGCTTGTCAGGAAGTATCAAGAGCTTAGATGGATCTGTATGTCAAGACGAGCTAAAATCACCAAAGAATGAAGTTTTTGAAGGTCAAGAACCGAATGCTGCTTCGAATTTAACTGAGAATGCTGTAGGTCAAAGTTCATCTTCTTTAAAAGAAGGAACTCCACCTTACGAATCTAAAGAATCCCCCTCTGATGAATCTGCTGGAGCAATTTCCTCCACTGGAAAGCGTATTATCACAAGTGAGGAAGAGGCTAAGGCTCGTTTAGCAGAAAAGAGGAGACAAATGAAGGAGAAGAAGGAACGTGAAGCTGAGTTAGAGCGACAGAGATTAGCAGAACTTGAGAGAATTGAAAACGAGCGACTAGAGAAGGAAGAGGAAGAAGAGCGATTAGCTATGGTCGAAGCTGAAAAACTTGCAGGGGAAGCACGGAAGGTTGAGGAACTCCGTCTTCAGAAGGCAATTGAAGAAGCTGAACGTAAAAAGGAGGAGGATCGTAAgaaacaagaagaagaagaaaaactccGCCAGGAAAAAGAAGagcaagaaaagaaaaagcagGAGGAACTTAGTGACAAATTACGCAAGGAAGAGGAAGAGCGTATGCTTCGTAAAAAACGAATCGAGGAAATCATGTCAAGAACCCGAAAGCCTAACAATCAGAATAATAACAGTAGtaataacaacaacaataataatattaaccatGATCCTCCATCTCATGATGCCAAG agCTCTGAATCGACAAAGAATGCTATTACTGTAACTACTACTTCTGCTGATGAATCCACCTCTTCTAATTCTAATAGTGAACCCCTTTCCTCCAACAAAAATGGAGAGCATGAAACATCCCCTGCATCATCATCTGTTAATAAAGACATTaataatgttgttgttgttgaaacAACCATCAATCATCGGAATCATTCCGGTGGCgatgaagataatgaattaGAACTTACATCCAATAACACTTCTCTTAGTGCGgacaatatgaataataataacataaatgagAACATGCAAAATCATCATcttcaagaaaataatgatagtaATGATAACTTTGTGAAAGAAGAAAATGCAAAGAATTCCTCAAAGACATCCACTACGACGATAGTCTCTTCATCATCCTCTCCTGCAGAGAAAGGAGTCATTCATTCTTTTATATCGGAAAATAACAAAGCCGATATTGATAA AAACGGTGATATTTCATCCCATCCTGATAGAGACGACAATACCATAGCCAGGATGACAGAGAACAACGATACTCGACAAGATCTGGATCAGATCATGGAATTGAGCGTTGATTCTAATAATGATATCACCACCAAATTTTCTCCACCGAGTACTCCTATCATTGCATTCGAAGAAAGTATTAATGTTCCTAAGCAAGAACCTCCAACTGCAG aTTTGTTATCTTGA